The Acutalibacter muris genomic sequence TAGTCTTCCAAAAGCGTATTGCTGTAGGTATCCACCCATAGGGGCCGAAGCCCCGCCCGGTGGGCCACCGACTGGGAGCCTATATTCGTCACCGACGCGCTGTAGAAGGGCGCCTGCCCCCGGGCCATCAGCTCCCTCGAGAGCCGCGCCACCAGCGCCGCCCCAAGGCCCTCTCCCCGGTGGGCGGGGTCCGTGTCCACGCCCATCTCCCACAGGCCCTCGTACTCCTCCCCGGCCCCGGCAAGGGCTATTATCCTGTCCCCGCTTTTGGCAAAGAACACTATGCCCGTGCCGGTATGGCCGTCTTCGTCAAAGGCCAGGGAGTTGGGAAAGCCCTCAAGCCCCGCAAGCTCATACACGCCGTCCCTCTCCAGCAGGCGGTAATCATAGCCACCGGGCAGTGGCAGATCAGGCACATGGTCCGGGACAAAGTGTATGGTCTGCCCGTAAACCAGGGGCAGCTCGAATATCTCGTCCCGGCTGCGGCCCTCTGTGAGCCTTCGCGCCCCGGGGAGCAGCTCCGGGGACGCGGAGACTATTACCCGCTCCCCGATGGCCGCAAGCTTCAAATAGGGCTGTCCGGCGCGGTCATTTTGCACGTAGAGCGTCCCGGAACCGGACAGTTCCTCCGGGAGGCACCCCAGCTCCGCCGCAAGATAGCGCCGGGCTCTGTCAAATATAATATGTCTGTTCATAAGTTTCTCCTAAGTTAAAAGGCTGTGGTAAAAATCCAGGGTCTTAAGCCGCCTTTGCAGGACGCTTATGGAATAGGCCTCGGCGGCCTCCGAGAGCTCCCGAAGGGGCGCGCCTTTAAGGGCGAAGGCAAAGGCCTTTTCCAGGGGCGAATAGATAATGTGCCGCATAGCGGTAAGGGCTGCGGGCGACAGGCCCAGGGCGGGGGTGTCCTTCTGAAGGTAGCACTTTTCACAGTAGAGTTCCCCCCTGGTGACCCGGAGGAACATGCGCTCCGACTCATAGGCCCCGCAGGCGGCGCAGGCCACCAGGTCCGGCATAAATCCGGACATAGAAAGCATACGGAGCTCTATAAGGGCCTTTAAAAGCTCCGGGGGACGGCTGCCCTCCGACAGGAAATGCAGGGTGTTTAGCACCAGCCGCAGATACTCCCCGGAGTCCGGCCCCTCGGGCACCAGCTCCTCTGTAAACTGGCAGAGGTACTGGGCAAGGGCCAGGGCCACTATATCCGAGCGCAGACCGAAAAAGGTCTCTATGGGTATGGCGGAGTTTATTATGTACCGCTCCCGGCCCCGGTAAAGGTCCAGGCGGGAGTAGCACAAAAGGCTTGTGGCGGCGTTTTTGCCGTCGGAGAGATTCTTGGCCCGGCGGGCAAAGGCCCTGATAACGCCCTGGTCCTCAGTGAGGACCGTGACCAGCCGGTCGCTCTCCCCCAGGGTCATCTCCCGAAGGATAAGCCCCCGGGTCTTCTGCTTCTTCTCTGCCACGGAGAACCTCCTCCCTATGATCTATGCTCCTTACCTGCACATAGCGCAGATAGTCCTCCACCCGGCCGGACCGGGCAAAGCAGTTCCAGGCTTGCGTCTCGTTCATTGGCGGCAGCCCCCCTGTCCAAATAAGTTTGCTACATTAGCATTATTTGCACCTAAGGGGCGGCTATGAGAGGAAAAAATATCTTTTATCGACACGGTACGACGGACTTTTTGAAGATTTTGTGCTTTAGAAAGGTTGGAATAGTAAACGCGCTTATTAACCGCGTTTACTATACACCTATTTTACATGGAATTCAGGTAATATGCAAGGGGTAAAAAATAAGAGCTCCCGGTCTCCCGGAAGCCCCATATTATCCGTCACTCCTCGTCCCTTCTGCGCCCGTCATACACCCGCTTGCCTATAAACAGCAGGCATACCCCCAGCATCACCGCCGCCTGTATCAGCCCCGCGCCCCGGGTGTTCAGCGCGCCGTTTTCTATGAGGGGCTCGTGGCCGATAAAGATGCTCGTGCCGATCAGCACCGCCAGCACCAGCCCGCATAGCCCCAGGAAAATATACAGCGAGTTCTGCCTGCGGCTGCGGGGTAAAATGTCCCGCAGGATAAACTCCACCAGCGCAAGCCCCATCCCGGCCCAGAATATGAGAATATTTCCCCACATTCCCTGGGCCCAGACTATCCCCTCGTCCCTCAAAAACCCGTCGATAAGCAGCAGGGCCATCATCAGTATCAGCGAATGCTTATACACGTCCCCTCTCAGCAGCAGCTGCCGCTCGTCCAGTCCGTCGTCTCCCATAAAGCATTTTTTCATTTTTGATGCTCTCCTTTCAAAATTACCGTTCGTCCTCCCCGGGCCAGAAAAGCTCGTTGAGGGTCACGCCCAGGGCGCGGCAGATGTCCACGCACAGCCGGACGGTGGGGTTGTAGTCCCCCTTTTCGATGGCCACCACGGTCTGCCTTGTCACGCCCACCCTGTCGGCCAGCTCCTGCTGGGTGAGCCCCTTGGCAGCCCTTGCGGCCTTCATCTTAAGGTTTTTGCCCAAGCCATCACCTCCATGCCCTTAGTGTACACTATTCATTCCAAAAAGTCAAGTATATATTACAAAAAGATTTTAATAATTTACATTACCCTGCAAAAAAAGGAGCCCGCAGAAGGCTCCCTTCATATTATTGAACTATTCCGTCGCCTGCCCGCCGCTTACCGGCAGCACGTACCTTTGCAGGCTCTGCTCATACTCCCTGGTAAACTCCGGGCTGCCAGAGCTCTTCAGCTGGTTCAGATACCCATGGTTCTCCAGCGCCGAGTCCTTCACCTGTATCACCGTCACCGCGATATTAGAGCAGTGGTCCGAAACCCTCTCATAGTTTGTCAGAAGGTCCGTCAGCACAAAGCCCAGCTCAATGGTGCACCGGCCCTCCTGCAAGCGCCGCACGTGCCTGTTTTTAAGCTCCAGCTTAAGGCTGTCCACCACCTGCTCCAGGGGCTCCACCCGGGCGGCAAGCCTTGTGTCCTCCCGCTCGAAGGAGTCCACCGTCAGGTTCAATATATCTATAATGGCCTGGGTTATGACCCCCAGCTCCTCCTGGGCCTTCTCGGAAAACTCCAGCCCCTTGTCGTCTATCTCCTGTGCCGCCCGCAGAATGTTCATGGCATGGTCCCCTATGCGCTCGAAGTCCCCTATGGCGTGCAGAAGCTCCGCAGCCTCGTTGCTGTCCGCCTGGGACAGATCCTTGCTGCTCAGCTTCACCAGGAACGTGCCCAGGGTATCCTCATAAAGGTCCAGCTGCTCCTCCTGTTCGGTTATCTCCCGGGCTATGCCGTCGTCATACTCCTTTGTAAGCCCTATGGCGCTGAGCATGGAGTCCCTGGCCGTATGGGCCATCTTCACAGCTAAAGCCCTGCACTCGCTTATGGCGAAGGCCGGGGAGAGCATAAGCCGCTCGTCCAGAAGGGTCTCCCGGACGTTGGTGTCCCGGACCGTCAGCTTCGCCAGGCCCTCCAGCTGCTTTGAGAAGGGCAGCAGCAGGGCCGTGGTGATAAAGTTGAACAGGCTGTGCACAAGGGCAATGCCCACGGCATTTATGGGCGAGTCCGTGAACTCGAACCGGAACAGCGAGTTCAGCGCGTAGAAGCCCAGAAGGCATATCACCGTGCCCAGCACGTTGAAGTAGATATGCACCGCCGTCACACGCTTGGCGTTCTTGTTGGCCCCGACGCTTGAGAGCAGAGAGGTAACGCAGGTGCCGATATTCTGGCCCATTATGATGGGTATGGCCATGCCGAAGGTGATGCTGCCGGTCATACTCAGGGACTGCAAAATGCCCACCGAGGCCGCCGAGCTCTGTATGACCCCGGTGACCACGGCCCCCAGCAGCACGCCCATAAGGGGGTTTTTGAACATGACCAGTATATCCTGGAATACGGGCATATCCGCCAGGGGGCTGACGGACTGGCTCATAAAGCTCATGCCGGTCATGAGTATGGAAAAGCCGATGAGCACATGGCCCGCGTCCCGCTTGCGCCCCTGCTTGCAGGTCATTATCAGCAGTATGCCCACAAGGGCCAGAAGGGGCGAAAAGGACTCAGGCTTGAGCATTTTAAGCCAGATATTGTCCCCCTCTATGCCCGCGGCGCTTAATATCCAGGCCGTAAGCGTGGTGCCGATATTTGAGCCCATTATGACCCCGATGGTCTGGGACAGCTCCATTATGCCGGAGTTCACAAGGCCCACCAGCATTACCGTCATGGCGGAGGAGGACTGTATGGCGATGGTTATCACCGCCCCCAGAGCCAGACCCTTCCACCGGTTTGAGGTCATTACCCTGAGCACCGACTCCAGCTTGCCGCCCACCATCTTCTCCAGAGCCGACGACAGCACGTTCATGCCGTACAAGAAGAAGGCCAGGCCCCCCAGCAGGGTGAAGACCGAAAAAATATCCATAGATTAACCCCTCACATTTTCCCCTTGATTCTCTGCAAGTCAGGGATATAATAGCATATACTCCGGGGACAAATCAATGGGTTTTGCAAAAATAGGGAAATAAAGCGGGAAAATATTAAAAGACAGGTAGAAAAATCCGGGAGGATATGCTATAGTAAACACGAGAGAAAGGGGGCGGGTCCAATGAACGAGAGCTTTGCCGCGGTGCTGGCGGCGGGGGGTGCCTCCTCCCGCATGGGAACGGGCCGCTCCAAGGTCCTTCTGGAACTTTCCGGCGAGCCGGTGCTTTTGAAAAGCCTGCGCGCCCTTTTGGAATGCGGCTATATCGAAGAAGTATGCATAGTCTGCCGGGAGGAGGACATGGAGGAGATATCCCGGCTGGCCCTCAGGCTAAACGCCGGCTCGGGCAAGGAGATATGCTTCGCCCCGGCGGGCAGGGACCGCCAGGAGTCGGTGTATAACGGCGTGCAGGCCCTTACGGAGGACTGCGGCTACCTTGTATTCCACGACGCGGCCCGGCCCTTTATAAGCCCGGAGCTGATAGCCGCCGTGTGCAAAGACGCACTGAGCTTCGGCGCGGCCACAGCTGCGGTGCCCTCAAAGGACACCTGCAAGCTCTCCGACGGCGGCGGCTTCGTGGACAGCACCCCGCCCCGGGACCGGCTCATGGCCGTGCAGACCCCCCAAGCCTTTAAAAAGGAGCTCTATCTGTATGCTCTCGAAAAGGCGCGGGTAAAGGGCCTGAGCTATACAGACGACTGCCAGCTCATAGAGGCGGCGGGGGGCCGGGTAAAGCTCACCCCCGGGGACTACAAAAATTTCAAGCTCACCACGCCCGAGGACCTTATACTGGCCCGGGCTCTGGCGGGAGACAGGAGAGAAGCTATGCGCATTGGAAGCGGCTATGACGTGCACAGGCTCGTGCCGGACAGGAGGTTGATACTCGGCGGCGTGGAGGTGCCCTATGAGCTGGGGCTTTTGGGCCACTCGGACGCGGACGTGCTGGCCCACGCCATCTCGGACGCGATACTGGGGGCGGCGGCCCTGGGGGACATCGGAAAGCTGTTCCCGGACAGCGACCCGGAGTATGAGGGGGCGGACAGCCTTAAGCTGCTGGAAAAGGTATGCGCCCGGGTCCGGCAGGCGGGTTTTGATATTGGGAACCTCGACAGCACCGTGATAGCCCAGCGGCCGAAGCTTGCGCCCTATATTGACCGTATGCGGGAGAACCTCGCCGCCGCCTGTGGGGTTGATGTAAGCCGGGTCAGCGTAAAGGCCACGACGGAGGAGGGCCTGGGCTTCACCGGCAGCGGAGAGGGGATAGCGGCCAGCGCGGTGTGCCTGCTGGAGGCCTTACTTAAATAATAACAAATAAATTAACGGATGAAGGAGCAAAAACCATGTATCAATTCAACCGCAAAGAGTACGAAGAAAGAATGAAGTGGTATCAGGAGGCCCGCTTCGGTATGTTCCTCCACTGGGGCATCTACGCCCTCCCCGCCCGGGGCGAATGGGTCAGGAGCCCCGAGGAAATGCCCGAGGAGGAGTACCTGCAGTATTTCGAGGAGTTTGACCCCGTGGACTACGACCCCAGGCAGTGGGCGAAGGCGGCCAAGGAGGCCGGCATGAAGTACGCCGTGCTCACCGCCAAGCATCACGATGGCTTCTGCCTTTTCGACAGCGCCCTGACGGACTTCAAGTCCACCAACACCAAATGCGGCCGGGACCTGGTGCGGGAGTACCTGGACGCTTTCAGGGCCGAGGGGCTGAAGGTGGGGCTGTACTACTCCCTGCTGGACTGGCACCACCCGGACTATCCCCACTACGGAGACCAGCACCACCCCATGAGAAATAACCCCAAGGAGAGCAACGAGGGCCGGGACTTTAATAAGTACCTTGAGTACCTGCACGGCCAGGTGCGGGAGCTGTGCACCAACTATGGCAGGCTGGACGTGCTGTGGTTCGACTTCTCCTATGGCGAAGGCGAGAGATGTATGCGCGGCGAGACCTGGAGGGCCCACGAGCTGGTGACCATGGTGCGCGGGCTTCAGCCCGGCATAATCATCGACAACCGCCTGGAGGTCAGCGGCGAGGGCTTCGGCTCCATGTACGAGGGGGACCCAAAGCCCTGGCACGGGGACTTTGTAAGCCCCGAGCAGATAATCCCGCCGGGCGGCCTGCTGGACAAGAACGGCAACGACCTCATCTGGGAGGCCTGCGTCACCATGAACAACAACTGGGGCTACTGCGCCCTTGACAATAACTTCAAGCCCGCCGGTATGCTCATAAAGAAGCTGGTGGAGTGCGTCTCAAAGGGCGGCAACCTGCTTCTGAACGTGGGGCCGGACGCAAAGGGCAACATCCCCGACCAGTCCCTGGAGATACTGGCCGGTATCGGCAGGTGGATGAAAAAGAACGGCGAGAGCATCTATGGGTGCGGCAAGGCCGGCATGGAGAAGCCGGAGGTGGGCAGGATAACACGGCGGGGCAATACCCTCTACTACCACCTGTTCGAGAACACCATCGGGGCCATGCCCTTGCAGGGGCTCTCCAAAGAGCAGGTGAAATCCGTGCGCTGGGTCCACTCCGGGGCGGAGATAAAGATAGCGAAGGGCTGGGTATATGACAACTACCCGGACATAGTCTTCGCGGACCTGGGCCCGGACCCGGTGCTGCCGGACCCGGTGGATACCGTCATAAGGGTGGAGCTTAAATAATGACGGAAAACTACTACAGACACATCATAAGCGTCCTGCCAAAATACGACCTGGAGGACTATCCCCCGGAGCTCTTCATGCGTTTTGCGGAGCACGGGGCCCTGCTCAGAAGGGACTGGCCCTGGTGCCGGGAGCTTTCAGAGGAGATGTTCCTCTCCTGGGTGCTCTGCCCCCGGGTGAACAACGAGGAGCTCTCCGACTGCCGGGAGCTGTTCTATAAGGAGCTGGCCCCAAGGGTAAAGGATTTAAGCCTGACAGAAGCGATACTCGAAGCAAACCGCTGGTGCGCCGAAAACGTTACCTACCGCTCCACGGACATACGCACGGCCTCGGCCCTGTCGGTATACGAGAGCGGCTGCGGCCGCTGCGGCGAGGAATCCATGTTCGCGGTAAACGCCCTGAGGAGCATCGGCGTCGCTGCCCGGCAGGTGTACGCCCCCTGGTGGTCTCACTGTGACGACAACCACGCCTGGGTGGAGGCCTACGACGGCAATAGCTGGCGCTTTCTGGGAGCCTGCGAGCCCGAGCCCCGGCCGGACCTGGGCTGGTTTCTCCCGGCGGCGGGCCGGGCCATGCTCTGCCACGCCAAGTGCTTTGTGGGCGATAACGAGGACTGGGAGCGGCTGCTGCCCGGGGAGGACCTGCGGGAGGTGGACCTGCGGGAGGGCGTGGCGTACATCAGCGTCACCCAAAGATATGCAAAGGTAAGGCCCTTTACGGTTCACATAACCGACGCAGCGGGCAACAGCCTGACAGGGGCTATCGTTGAGTATTACGTACTTAACGAGGGCCTTTTGAGGAAGATAGCCGAGCGCACTACTGACAGCGGGGGGAAAGCCGTTATGAGCCTTGGCCTTGGCAGCCTTTGGGTAACTGCCCGGCAGGGGAATATGTCCGCCGAGTTCCTTGTAAACACGGCGGAGACCGGCACCGTGGAGCTCTCTCTGCCCCAGAGGGACTCTGTTCCCGCCAGCTTCGACTTCCTCCCCCCCGAAGGCAGCAGTGTAAAGCCCCTTGCCTTATCAGAACCCGAAAGGCTCAAGCGGCAGAAGGCCCTAAACCGCGCGAAGGAGCTCTACGACAGCCACCACCCCGGCGGCGGCTCTGTGCCAAAGAAGCCCAGGCTATGGCCCTGGGAGCGTTTCCCGGCCGGGGAAGTGCCCGAGCTCTGGCAGGACGGCTCTGCCCACGATACAAGCGGCCCGGTGGGAAAGCTCACCCTGTGCCGTGGCCAGGGCAAGGGCGCGGTGGGGCTCATGCGCTGGAAGGAGGGCTGGTGGGCCGTCACAATGCCCCCCGGCACTGAAGCCGAACTGCCTGCGGGAAAATACCGGCTCATCACCTCCGTCCGCCTGCCAAGCGGAGCCCAGCTGGGAAGGCTTACGGATTTCACCCTGGCCCCTGACGAGCCCACAGAGCTGGCCGTGAGTTTCCGCAAGGCCAGTCCCAACGACCTGCTGCAAAAGCTCCCCCTGCCCGACCCGGGCTTCAGCTTCCGGGGCCCCGCGCTCCTGTGCTGGATAGACCCGGGGGCCGAGCCCACAGAGCACCTTTTAAACGAGCTGAAAGCTTTTGGAGAATTTCCCTGTCCTATACACTTTATCTGCCGCCAGCCAAAGGCGGCTTTCGGCCCCGGCATAACCCCCCACCCCTGGGAGGAATACGCCGCCGAGACCATGGCCCGGCGGCTGTTCCAGGAGCCGGGCCATCTGCCCCTGGCCGTGCTGGCTGATAAGGAGGGCTGTGCCCGCTTCGTCAGCGCTGGGTACAACGTGGGCCTTATTGAACTTGCCGCGGAGCTGTGCGGCCTTATCAAATAACCGAAGGAAAGGTATTTCATATGCAGAACGATACCCTGAACGTACTTAAGACCCGCCGGAGCGTCCGAAAATACAAGCCGGACCAGGTGGACCCCGAAACCCTTGACGCCATTTTAGAGGCCGGCACCTACGCCCCCAGCGGCATGGGCAAGCAGCCCTCGGTAATAGTGGCCGTGCAGAGCCCCGAGGACCGCAAGGCCGTCATGGAACTCAACAAAAAGGCCCGGGGCGGCAGCGGCGACCCCTACTACGGCGCGCCCACCATCGTGCTGGTGCTGGCGGACAGCAATATCACCGGCACCTTTGTGGAGGACGGCTCCTGCGTGCTCAACACCATGATGGCGGCGGCCCACTCCCTGGGGGTCAGCTCCTGCTGGATACACGGCGAGCACCTGATGTTCGACCTGCCCGAGGGCAAGGCCCTGCTGAAAAAATGGGGCCTTCCCGAGGACCTGCGGGGCGTGGGCTCCCTGGCCCTGGGCTACGCGGAGGGCCAGCCTCCCCAGCCGAAGCCCCGAAAAGAGGGCTATATAAAAATTGTATAAATCATGAACTGACGGTAAATTTCCGGGCCGCGGGAGAGATATTCGCTCCTGCGGCTTGTTTTTTTCCGCAAAAGCCGTTATAATAAGAGCAAACTGGAAAATTCCGGCCTTTTGGCTGAGTTGATAGAAAGGCGTGGTCATATGAAAAAAAGCCGGAGACTACAAGCGGGACTGCTGGGCGCGGCCCTGGCGGCGCTCCTGACCCTTGGGGGCTGCGGCCAGACGGAGCCCGTGGCGGCGGACGAGCCCCTGCTGCCAAAGAACGACGGTCGGCCCGCAAAGCTGACTGTAGCAATAGAGTCGCCCGAGGACATAGCCCTTATCAACACAAATGGGGCATTGGAGCGGGTGATGAAGGAGATAATCGCAAAATATCAGGCCGACTTCCCCGACACCGAGATAGAGCTCGTATACGACGCCCGGGGCGAGAAAATAGCCGCCGGGGGCGGGAACGCGCCGGATATCGAGCTGTTCACAGGCCAGGACCCCTATTATAAGCACAAGGAGCAGCTCCCCCGGAACACGGACTGGCTCCTGGACCTGACCCCCTACGAGGAGGCCTGGACCGACGAGGGCACCGTGTCGAACCCCGCAAGCCTTATAATGCGCTTTATGGGCGGGGACAATATCTACGCCCTCCCCTTTAGCTACGACCAGATAATGCTCTACTACCGCTGGGACTGGTTCCACGAGTACAATCTGGACTACAACGAGGAGGAGAAAGCGTCGGTAAACGTTTGGAACCGTTTTCTCGTGGCCGGGGAGAAGCTTGGTGACAAAGGGCGGCTGGCCATAGACAAGACCGTAAAGCCCTATCTCTTCGACGCCCTGCTCTGGAGCTGGGTGGGCCAGCGGCGCGTTGCCGACCCGGCCTTCGGGTACTACCAGCCCGATGGCAGCACCATCTTCACCCTGGAATCCGCCCAAAACGCCGCGGAGACCTACGAGCAGGTGCTGAAGCTGGATATGGGGGCGGAGGACCCCATAGGGGCCTTTATAGACGGCGAAGCCGGGATGTACCTGGGCACAGGCATGGATATGGTAAGGCTCAGCAAGGAGATGCCCGGAAAGGTGAACGAGGACTGGTACGCCGTGGGCCTGCCAAAGGGTATCGGCGGCAAGACAGCCCCCCTGCTGGGCTGGTCGGCCTGGGGGGTGAACAAGGACAGCCCGGAGCCGGAAAAGGCCGTGCATTTCCTCTGGTATATGACAAACGCGGATAATAACACCCATATGTATATGGAGCTCAAGGACTATGGCGTAAAGCCCCTCTACCGGGAGATAGAGGCCTATGAGCCCTCCCTGCTGGAGGGCGGCTGGTACGGCGAAACCGACCTTTTGAACACCCCCAGCTACCGTTACGCCAGCGCCCCGGTGGTCTTTGAGGAAAGCACCGGCGTAAATAACCCGGTCTTCTCCTCCCTTCTCAGCGGCCTTGAGAGCGGGGACGTCACAGCCGGAGAAATGCTGGTGGGGCTTGACAAGGAGTACGCAAGGCTTCTTGAGGAATACACCGCCGGGGGCGGCAAGCTGCCCTGGCAGACAGATAATACGGAGGGAAACCCATGAACGTAAAGCTTTTAGCTTATACGCCCGACCCCGAGCGCACCGTGGCCTGCGCCGCCAAGCTCTGCTACGCCGCCGCGGACATAGACACGGTGATGGAGGGCCTTACAGAGGAAAAGACCAGTTCCTTTATCAATATGCTCTCCGAACTGGGCCACGAGAGCCCCGTCGAGCACGCCAGCTTCACCTTCGGCATAGAGGGGGTGTCCCGGTCCCTGCTGGCACAGCTGACGCGCCACCGGCTGGCCTCCTACAGCGTCCAGAGCCAGCGGTATGTAAAGGAGTCCGCCTTTGAGTTTGTCCTGCCCCCGGAGATAGAAGCCATGCCCGAGACAAAGCGGGAGTTTTTATTAGCCATGGAGGAGGACCAGCGGCACTACGAGCGGCTGGCGGAGCTCTTGCAGCGAAAGCACGAAACCGAATTTTTAGCCCAGGGCCTGAGTGAAAAGGAAGCAAAGCGGAAAGCCGAGAAGAAGGCCATCGAGGACGCCCGCTTCGTCCTGCCCAACGCCTGCGCCACAAAGCTTATCTGCACCATGAACGCCCGGTCGCTCATGAACTTCTTCACCCACCGCTGCTGCAACAGGGCCCAGTGGGAGATACGGGCCCTTGCCGACGAAATGCTGCGACAGGTGAAGGCCGTGGCTCCGGACCTGTTCAAAAAGGCCGGCCCCCCCTGCCTAAGGGGCTCCTGCCCCGAGGGGAAAATGAGCTGCGGCAAAGCCAATGAAGTCCGGGAGCGTTTTGGCAAGATGGGGGCCGGAAAATGAAGGTCGGCGTGATACAGGCCTCCTCCCAGCGGGAGAAGAACCCCCTGATATACGACTGCACTAAAAAGGCCGCCGAACCCCACGGCCATACGGTGATAAACTTCGGGGTATTCCCGGAGGAGACAGAGAACTGGTCCTATGTGGAGACCGCCTTTCTATCAAGTCTCCTGCTCTCAAGCGGAGCGGTGGACTTCATAGTCACCGGCTGCTCCTCGGGCCAGGGGATGATGCTTGCCTGCAACAGTCTGCCCGGGGTCCTCTGCGGCTACCTGCCCACTCCCCAGGACGCGTTTCTGTTCGGCCGGATAAACGGCGGCAACGCGGCTTCACTGCCCCTGGGCCTGGGCTTCGGCTGGTGTGGGGAGATAAACCTACAGTGCACCCTTGAGAAGCTCTTTGACGGAGACTTCGGCGTGGGCTGGCCCCCGTCAGAGTCCGAACGCAAGCGCCGGGACACGGAGCTTTTAAAGGCGCTGAATACCGCCGGGAAAAGGCCACTGTCTGAAGGTCTGAAGCTGTACCCCGGAGAGCTTATAGAGAAAGCCAAAAGCCGGGAAAAGGTCATGGAATATATCAGGGAATTTGGAAAGGAGCCGGTCATATGGGCTTGATAGTTCTCGAGGGCCTGGACGGCAGCGGCAAGAGCACCCAGCTGCCCCTTTTGGAACAGGAGCTCCGGCGGCGGGGCCCGGTGCGCACGGTGTCCTTCCCCGACTACTCCTCCCCCTCCTCGGCCCTGGTGAAGATGTACCTTGGCGGCGAGTTCGGGGATAAGCCCGGGGACGTTAACGCCTACGCCGCCGGGGCGTTTTACGCCGTGGACCGCTACGCCAGCTTCAAAAAGGACTGGCAGCGGGACTATGAGAGCGGAGTGACGATACTTGCCGGGAGATATACCACCTCCAACATGATATACCAGATGGAGAAGCTGCCCCGGTCCCAGTGGGAGGGCTACATCTCCTGGGCAGAGGACTTTGAATATGAAAGGCTGGGTCTCCCCCGGCCCCAGCGGGTCATCTTTCTGGATATGCCCCTTGACGCGGCCCAGAAGCTGCTCTCAAAAAGGTACGGGGGACACGACGAGAA encodes the following:
- a CDS encoding alpha-L-fucosidase, encoding MYQFNRKEYEERMKWYQEARFGMFLHWGIYALPARGEWVRSPEEMPEEEYLQYFEEFDPVDYDPRQWAKAAKEAGMKYAVLTAKHHDGFCLFDSALTDFKSTNTKCGRDLVREYLDAFRAEGLKVGLYYSLLDWHHPDYPHYGDQHHPMRNNPKESNEGRDFNKYLEYLHGQVRELCTNYGRLDVLWFDFSYGEGERCMRGETWRAHELVTMVRGLQPGIIIDNRLEVSGEGFGSMYEGDPKPWHGDFVSPEQIIPPGGLLDKNGNDLIWEACVTMNNNWGYCALDNNFKPAGMLIKKLVECVSKGGNLLLNVGPDAKGNIPDQSLEILAGIGRWMKKNGESIYGCGKAGMEKPEVGRITRRGNTLYYHLFENTIGAMPLQGLSKEQVKSVRWVHSGAEIKIAKGWVYDNYPDIVFADLGPDPVLPDPVDTVIRVELK
- a CDS encoding transglutaminase-like domain-containing protein: MTENYYRHIISVLPKYDLEDYPPELFMRFAEHGALLRRDWPWCRELSEEMFLSWVLCPRVNNEELSDCRELFYKELAPRVKDLSLTEAILEANRWCAENVTYRSTDIRTASALSVYESGCGRCGEESMFAVNALRSIGVAARQVYAPWWSHCDDNHAWVEAYDGNSWRFLGACEPEPRPDLGWFLPAAGRAMLCHAKCFVGDNEDWERLLPGEDLREVDLREGVAYISVTQRYAKVRPFTVHITDAAGNSLTGAIVEYYVLNEGLLRKIAERTTDSGGKAVMSLGLGSLWVTARQGNMSAEFLVNTAETGTVELSLPQRDSVPASFDFLPPEGSSVKPLALSEPERLKRQKALNRAKELYDSHHPGGGSVPKKPRLWPWERFPAGEVPELWQDGSAHDTSGPVGKLTLCRGQGKGAVGLMRWKEGWWAVTMPPGTEAELPAGKYRLITSVRLPSGAQLGRLTDFTLAPDEPTELAVSFRKASPNDLLQKLPLPDPGFSFRGPALLCWIDPGAEPTEHLLNELKAFGEFPCPIHFICRQPKAAFGPGITPHPWEEYAAETMARRLFQEPGHLPLAVLADKEGCARFVSAGYNVGLIELAAELCGLIK
- a CDS encoding helix-turn-helix transcriptional regulator, whose translation is MKAARAAKGLTQQELADRVGVTRQTVVAIEKGDYNPTVRLCVDICRALGVTLNELFWPGEDER
- the recO gene encoding DNA repair protein RecO codes for the protein MAEKKQKTRGLILREMTLGESDRLVTVLTEDQGVIRAFARRAKNLSDGKNAATSLLCYSRLDLYRGRERYIINSAIPIETFFGLRSDIVALALAQYLCQFTEELVPEGPDSGEYLRLVLNTLHFLSEGSRPPELLKALIELRMLSMSGFMPDLVACAACGAYESERMFLRVTRGELYCEKCYLQKDTPALGLSPAALTAMRHIIYSPLEKAFAFALKGAPLRELSEAAEAYSISVLQRRLKTLDFYHSLLT
- the ispF gene encoding 2-C-methyl-D-erythritol 2,4-cyclodiphosphate synthase, coding for MNESFAAVLAAGGASSRMGTGRSKVLLELSGEPVLLKSLRALLECGYIEEVCIVCREEDMEEISRLALRLNAGSGKEICFAPAGRDRQESVYNGVQALTEDCGYLVFHDAARPFISPELIAAVCKDALSFGAATAAVPSKDTCKLSDGGGFVDSTPPRDRLMAVQTPQAFKKELYLYALEKARVKGLSYTDDCQLIEAAGGRVKLTPGDYKNFKLTTPEDLILARALAGDRREAMRIGSGYDVHRLVPDRRLILGGVEVPYELGLLGHSDADVLAHAISDAILGAAALGDIGKLFPDSDPEYEGADSLKLLEKVCARVRQAGFDIGNLDSTVIAQRPKLAPYIDRMRENLAAACGVDVSRVSVKATTEEGLGFTGSGEGIAASAVCLLEALLK
- a CDS encoding Na/Pi cotransporter family protein, translated to MDIFSVFTLLGGLAFFLYGMNVLSSALEKMVGGKLESVLRVMTSNRWKGLALGAVITIAIQSSSAMTVMLVGLVNSGIMELSQTIGVIMGSNIGTTLTAWILSAAGIEGDNIWLKMLKPESFSPLLALVGILLIMTCKQGRKRDAGHVLIGFSILMTGMSFMSQSVSPLADMPVFQDILVMFKNPLMGVLLGAVVTGVIQSSAASVGILQSLSMTGSITFGMAIPIIMGQNIGTCVTSLLSSVGANKNAKRVTAVHIYFNVLGTVICLLGFYALNSLFRFEFTDSPINAVGIALVHSLFNFITTALLLPFSKQLEGLAKLTVRDTNVRETLLDERLMLSPAFAISECRALAVKMAHTARDSMLSAIGLTKEYDDGIAREITEQEEQLDLYEDTLGTFLVKLSSKDLSQADSNEAAELLHAIGDFERIGDHAMNILRAAQEIDDKGLEFSEKAQEELGVITQAIIDILNLTVDSFEREDTRLAARVEPLEQVVDSLKLELKNRHVRRLQEGRCTIELGFVLTDLLTNYERVSDHCSNIAVTVIQVKDSALENHGYLNQLKSSGSPEFTREYEQSLQRYVLPVSGGQATE
- a CDS encoding GNAT family N-acetyltransferase — its product is MNRHIIFDRARRYLAAELGCLPEELSGSGTLYVQNDRAGQPYLKLAAIGERVIVSASPELLPGARRLTEGRSRDEIFELPLVYGQTIHFVPDHVPDLPLPGGYDYRLLERDGVYELAGLEGFPNSLAFDEDGHTGTGIVFFAKSGDRIIALAGAGEEYEGLWEMGVDTDPAHRGEGLGAALVARLSRELMARGQAPFYSASVTNIGSQSVAHRAGLRPLWVDTYSNTLLEDYIYKDITIN